The Nicotiana tabacum cultivar K326 chromosome 14, ASM71507v2, whole genome shotgun sequence genome contains a region encoding:
- the LOC107788533 gene encoding uncharacterized protein LOC107788533 — MQFVDRKKNRLSASSGVDKSMRREIPRVTLASIESLSVPLVQEVVFLADYRCTKCQQRVAEVMSKMNGETESVLVSVLEKKVTLTCNFSKESEGRVASICRNPFNRFTFVMRMFLSSCC, encoded by the exons TGCAGTTTGTTGATCGGAAGAAGAATAGGTTGTCAGCAAGTAGTGGAGTAGATAAGTCGATGAGGAGAGAAATTCCTCGAGTTACTCTGGCTTCTATTGAATCCTTGTCTGTACCACTT GTGCAGGAAGTTGTGTTCTTGGCGGACTACCGGTGCACCAAGTGCCAGCAGAGGGTGGCCGAAGTGATGTCAAAGATGAATG GAGAAACGGAATCTGTATTGGTAAGTGTGCTGGAGAAAAAGGTTACTCTAACTTGCAACTTTTCAAAGGAGTCAGAGGGACGAGTAGCTTCAATCTGCCGGAATCCCTTCAACAGATTTACTTTCGTGATGCGGATGTTCCTCTCTTCTTGCTGCTGA